The Phyllostomus discolor isolate MPI-MPIP mPhyDis1 chromosome 4, mPhyDis1.pri.v3, whole genome shotgun sequence genome window below encodes:
- the LOC114494515 gene encoding vascular non-inflammatory molecule 3-like, with product MIRSYFLKFVAIFALFVLSVSATDTFIAAVYEHAVILPNKTETPVSKEEALLLMNKNMDVLEKAVKLAARQGANIIVTPEDGIYGWIFTRETVYPYLEDIPHPEVNWIPCKDPQRFGYAPVQERLSCLAKDNSIYLVANIGDKKPCNASDPQCPPDGRYQYNTNVAFDSEGRLVARYHKYNLYAPETQFDFPKDLELVTLDTPFGKFGIFTCFDIFSHDPAVVLVEKLQVDSVLFPTAWGNLLPLLSAVPFHSSWARAMRVNLLAANVHNTTMHMTGSGIYTPEGVNVYHYDMETESGQLMLSELKSRPRDEPTYPAPVDWGAYAKSIRPFSSEQPDFPGMFYFDEFTFTELKRSAGNYTVCQKDLCCHLTYKMSEKRADESYALGAFDGLHTVDGRYYLQVCTLVKCRTTDLRTCGEAIGSAFTKFEDFSLSGTFGTSYVFPQLTLSGSQLGPERYYEISRDGRLKSRSGTPLPILAMALYGRVFEKDAPRMGQGPAKLE from the exons ATGATTAGatcatattttctaaaatttgtggCAATTTTTGCCCTGTTTGTCCTGAGTGTTAGTGCGACTGACACTTTCATTGCTGCAGTGTATGAACATGCTGTTATATtaccaaataaaacagaaacaccgGTTTCCAAAGAAGAAGCTTTGCTCCTGATGAACAAGAATATGGATGTTTTGGAGAAAGCAGTTAAACTGGCAGCCAGGCAG GGTGCAAATATTATTGTGACCCCAGAAGATGGAATTTATGGCTGGATCTTCACAAGGGAAACCGTTTACCCCTATCTGGAAGATATCCCACACCCAGAAGTCAATTGGATTCCGTGTAAAGACCCTCAGAG GTTTGGCTATGCCCCAGTGCAAGAAAGACTCAGCTGCCTGGCCAAGGACAACTCTATCTACCTCGTGGCGAATATTGGGGACAAGAAGCCTTGTAATGCCAGTGACCCCCAGTGTCCCCCTGATGGTCGTTACCAGTACAACACTAATGTAGCATTTGATTCTGAGGGCAGGCTGGTGGCACGCTACCATAAG TATAATCTTTATGCACCTGAAACTCAGTTTGATTTCCCCAAGGATTTAGAACTTGTGACTCTTGACACTCCTTTTGGGAAGTTTGGCATTTTCACTTGCTTCGACATTTTTTCTCATGATCCGGCTGTAGTGCTGGTGGAAAAGTTGCAAGTTGACAGTGTTCTCTTTCCCACGGCATGGGGCAACTTGCTGCCCCTCCTCTCAGCTGTTCCCTTCCATTCGTCATGGGCCAGAGCCATGAGAGTCAACCTGCTTGCAGCAAATGTCCACAACACCACCATGCATATGACAG GGAGTGGAATCTACACACCTGAAGGAGTCAACGTGTACCACTATGACATGGAAACAGAGAGTGGCCAGCTGATGCTCTCAGAATTGAAGTCCCGGCCTCGAGATGAACCCACCTACCCTGCACCTGTTGACTGGGGTGCTTATGCCAAAAGCATCAGGCCATTCTCGTCTGAGCAGCCGGATTTCCCAGGgatgttttattttgatgagttcACTTTCACGGAGCTTAAGAGAAGTGCAGGAAATTACACAGTTTGCCAGAAAGACCTGTGCTGTCACTTAACTTACAAGATGTCCGAGAAGCGAGCAGATGAGTCGTATGCACTGGGGGCCTTTGACGGACTGCACACAGTAGACGGCCGATATTACCTACAG GTATGCACATTAGTGAAGTGTCGAACCACTGACCTGAGAACTTGTGGGGAGGCCATTGGGTCTGCTTTTACCAAGTTTGAAGACTTCTCCCTCAGCGGCACATTTGGAACAAGTTACGTTTTCCCACAGCTCACTTTAAGTGGAAGTCAGCTTGGTCCTGAAAGATATTATGAG ATTTCAAGAGATGGACGTCTGAAGAGCAGAAGTGGAACCCCCTTGCCTATCTTAGCTATGGCCCTGTATGGAAGAGTGTTTGAGAAGGACGCTCCGAGAATGGGGCAGGGACCAGCGAAACTGGAATGA